Proteins encoded together in one Anaerotignum faecicola window:
- a CDS encoding enoyl-CoA hydratase-related protein → MPEYKEIICEKQGEIFLLKINKPKVLNALTPAIFHEISYALDEVEADDEIRVVIITGEGRAFAAGADISYMKDLDAKGAKEFAGHITTVLRRMESMDKIFIAAVNGYALGGGCELSMACDLRIANADTKFGLPETSLGIIPGFSGTQRLTRLVGLTRAKELVLTADKIGAEEALRIGLINKIAEDGQLMEEAYKMANKIIKNASIAVSYGKEAINRGIQLDMDSAIDYEKNLFGLCFATADQKEGMTAFVEKRKPVFINR, encoded by the coding sequence ATGCCGGAATATAAAGAAATAATCTGTGAAAAGCAAGGGGAAATATTTCTTTTAAAAATAAATAAGCCGAAAGTATTAAACGCTCTTACGCCTGCTATTTTCCATGAAATAAGTTATGCATTGGATGAAGTTGAGGCAGATGACGAGATAAGAGTTGTAATTATAACAGGCGAAGGAAGAGCTTTTGCCGCCGGGGCCGATATTTCGTACATGAAGGATCTTGACGCAAAAGGAGCGAAAGAATTTGCAGGGCATATTACAACAGTTTTGAGAAGAATGGAATCAATGGATAAAATTTTTATCGCGGCTGTTAACGGTTATGCCCTCGGCGGCGGATGCGAACTTTCTATGGCGTGCGACCTCAGGATTGCAAACGCCGATACAAAATTCGGACTTCCTGAAACAAGCCTTGGCATTATACCGGGATTTTCGGGAACTCAGCGCCTTACAAGGCTTGTAGGCCTTACAAGGGCAAAGGAACTTGTGCTTACGGCCGATAAAATAGGAGCGGAAGAAGCGCTTAGGATTGGCCTTATAAATAAAATTGCCGAAGATGGACAGCTGATGGAAGAAGCTTATAAAATGGCAAATAAAATAATTAAAAACGCCTCTATTGCCGTTTCTTACGGAAAAGAAGCAATAAACAGGGGAATACAGCTTGATATGGACAGCGCAATCGATTATGAGAAAAACCTTTTCGGCCTTTGCTTTGCAACCGCCGATCAAAAAGAAGGAATGACAGCGTTTGTAGAGAAAAGAAAACCGGTGTTTATTAACAGGTAA